One genomic region from Lycorma delicatula isolate Av1 chromosome 9, ASM4794821v1, whole genome shotgun sequence encodes:
- the LOC142330213 gene encoding uncharacterized protein LOC142330213, translating to MDNVIDKLNENNFNRDLSAIDTELSDLKLKDFLINVHRHHLIIIQKVKDVYNSLKFTFLVFNQVICFHFSVLLYCMFQNNKISGKGKYVMAYLATIGCYGMICVMGQYLINTSEHLWNAVASSPWQNKPIWFKHGIKMLLIGTQKPLKMEPAGLYVLDLNFLLKVLQVSYSYCNLMLQFNSKKR from the exons ATGGATAACGTAATcgataaattgaatgaaaataattttaatagagatTTATCAGCGATAGACACTGAATTAAGtgatttaaaattgaaagattttttaataaatgtacatcGCCATCACCTCATAATAATACA gaaggtGAAAGATGTATATAATTcactgaaatttacttttttggtaTTTAATCAAGTGATATGCTTCCATTTCAGTGTTCTTCTGTATTGCATGTTTcag aacaataaaatttctGGCAAAGGAAAATATGTGATGGCATATTTAGCAACTATTGGCTGTTACGGAATGATCTGCGTTATGGGACAATATCTAATAAATACG agtgaacATCTATGGAATGCGGTAGCTTCAAGCCCGTGGCAAAATAAACCGATATGGTTTAAACACGGaatcaaaatgttattaatcGGTACTCAAAAACCATTGAAAATGGAGCCGGCCGGTTTATATGTATTGGATTTAAATTTCTTACTAAAG gtTCTACAAGTCTCGTACTCGTATTGCAATCTGATGTTACaattcaacagcaaaaaaagataa